A genomic segment from Spinacia oleracea cultivar Varoflay chromosome 3, BTI_SOV_V1, whole genome shotgun sequence encodes:
- the LOC110797848 gene encoding uncharacterized protein, with the protein MADELLKDWEKLKLTVEEDVVFGRDFEDVEDAGSRDQISLILVGKMLTRRPFNFEAMKRTLTQIWRLQEHVVIRMIEMNLFVFQFFCEADKDRVLEGCPWSFDNQILCLKETDGRKRNSSFAYDIGESLGGFLDFDNTDSFGWDEFMRIKVLCDIEKPLRRGVKLATGPETEIWLDIKYERLGDLCYFYGKLGHTDRDCQSQVKATESENDVVYQYGPWLVASPHRHPKMSITDKEKEKKWVDNFR; encoded by the exons ATGGCAGACGAGTTGTTGAAGGATTGGGAGAAGTTGAAGTTAACGGTGGAGGAAGATGTGGTTTTTGGGCGGGATTTTGAGGACGTGGAAGACGCGGGATCGAGGGACCAAATTTCCCTAATCCTCGTCGGTAAGATGCTCACTAGAAGGCCGTTCAATTTTGAAGCAATGAAGAGAACCCTAACTCAAATTTGGCGTCTACAGGAGCATGTTGTGATTCGTATGATTGAGATGAATTTGTTTGTTTTCCAGTTCTTCTGTGAGGCGGACAAGGACCGAGTGCTCGAAGGGTGTCCATGGTCTTTCGATAATCAGATTTTGTGCCTTAAGGAGACGGATGGGAG GAAAAGGAATTCTTCCTTTGCCTATGATATTGGAGAAAGCCTAGGGGGGTTCCTGGATTTTGACAATACTGATTCTTTCGGGTGGGATGAATTCATGAGGATCAAAGTTTTGTGCGACATTGAAAAACCTTTGCGTCGAGGAGTTAAACTTGCAACGGGGCCTGAAACCGAGATTTGGCTGGACATAAAATACGAAAGATTGGGTGACTTATGCTACTTCTATGGAAAGCTTGGTCACACAGACCGGGACTGTCAATCTCAGGTGAAGGCGACAGAGAGTGAGAATGATGTAGTGTACCAATATGGACCATGGTTGGTGGCCTCACCTCACAGGCACCCTAAGATGTCCATAACAGACAaagagaaggagaagaaatGGGTTGATAATTTTCGGTGA